The following proteins are encoded in a genomic region of Periophthalmus magnuspinnatus isolate fPerMag1 chromosome 23, fPerMag1.2.pri, whole genome shotgun sequence:
- the pus7l gene encoding pseudouridylate synthase PUS7L isoform X2 has translation MMASVYLMSKHEGFTGSIKNFTRDFVVTEIDISGNQVSKSTISEDVPRSFVEKTRESVKEPDVSPIIQKTEQDCNSPSPEILDLAVILSQGISDKLEQFVSSLKNGFSSDQELSLGSFTDKHQRANVHRTVKLRFPFLMTTTNQCEIKVQESQDYKELKQLVSEEEADAFFRFTDAKVSGSSYTFLPDDSKEHRTAVHRFLSRRFGKLVETKSFTDQGKTSISVRLRERGKPKKRTAEDCRQEDIYTAFTLCKENLETLEAISYMATELGVLPSDFTYAGIKDKRAITYQSMVVKKVSPERLKEKAAEFERKGIQLFAVRSVSEPLKLGRLRGNHFDIVVRGIKPHIYDGPVPLAYTEDLVKAAVEMVKRFGITQRVQSDQIGLALLKEDMVSAVHLFFTPDKGDEPQNQAKRHFLETGNAKEALLLMPESKARERLMLRAMNRYGTGPDGCGQAWLSLPHSTRIFYLHSYCSRVWNEAVAHRLSILGHSVKQGDLVQEVTGTMDDSADTSSNQIHVVTEEEERGRVYTLGQVLLPMPGNTVKYPENAMGAWYRERLSKDGLESCRFRVNSLKLNVPGCYRPLLAFPRNLDYRLQREQEDGVGNCTEAVDEGGNDKTEDQVKLNLTLNFDLFPSCYATVYLREVMKFMVN, from the exons ATGATGGCTTCAGTTTACTTAATGTCAAAACACGAGGGTTTTACTGGCAGCATAaaaaacttcaccagagactTTGTAGTGACGGAGATAGACATTTCTGGAAATCAGGTCAGCAAATCAACTATTTCTGAAGACGTACCCCGTAGTTTTGTTGAGAAAACTAGAGAATCTGTTAAGGAACCTGATGTTTCTCCTATTATACAAAAGACTGAACAAGACTGTAACTCACCCAGTCCAGAGATCTTAGATTTGGCTGTCATTTTGAGTCAAGGAATCAGTGATAAGCTGGAGCAGTTTGTATCTTCTTTGAAAAATGGATTCTCATCAGACCAAGAGTTAAGTTTGGGAAGTTTCACTGACAAGCACCAAAGGGCAAACGTGCATAGAACTGTCAAACTTCGCTTTCCTTTTTTGATGACAACAACCAACCAATGTGAGATAAAAGTTCAAGAAAGCCAAGACTACAAAGAGCTCAAGCAATTGGTTTCTGAAGAGGAGGCAGATGCATTCTTCAGATTCACAGACGCTAAAGTTAGTGGATCCTCATATACGTTTTTACCTGATGATAGTAAGGAACATAGGACAGCTGTGCACCGCTTCCTGAGCCGAAGGTTTGGGAAATTGGTGGAGACAAAGAGCTTCACAGATCAGGGCAAAACTTCAATCTCTgtgagactgagggagagagggaagccAAAGAAGAGGACAGCGGAGGACTGCAGACAAGAAGACATTTACACAG CATTCACTTTGTGTAAGGAGAATCTGGAGACTTTAGAAGCTATTAGCTACATGGCCACTGAGCTTGGAGTTCTGCCGTCAGACTTCACCTATGCAGGCATCAAAGACAAGAGAGCCATCACCTACCAGTCTATGGTGGTCAAGAAGGTGTCTCCAGAGAG gtTGAAAGAGAAGGCTGCAGAGTTTGAAAGAAAAGGGATCCAGCTTTTTGCTGTTCGATCTGTCAGTGAACCACTGAAGCTTGGGCGGCTTCGGGGAAATCATTTTGATATTGTTGTTCGGGGCATAAAACCGCATATTTATGATGGGCCCGTCCCACTCGCCTATACGGAAGACCTGGTGAAGGCAGCAGTAGAAATGGTCAAG AGATTTGGCATAACCCAGAGAGTTCAGTCTGACCAAATAGGGCTGGCACTGCTCAAAGAGGACATG GTCAGTGCAGTACATCTTTTCTTTACTCCAGACAAGGGAGACGAGCCTCAAAACCAAGCTAAGCGACATTTTCTTGAAACAG GAAATGCAAAAGAGGCCTTGTTGTTGATGCCAGAATCCAAAGCAAGGGAACGTCTAATGCTTCGTGCTATGAACCGTTATGGCACAGGTCCAGACGGCTGTGGTCAAGCCTGGCTAAGTCTGCCCCACAGCACCAGGATCTTCTACTTGCACTCGTACTGCAGCAG agTGTGGAATGAAGCTGTGGCACATAGACTGAGTATTTTAGGCCATAGTGTTAAGCAAGGAGATCTGGTGCAGGAGGTGACTGGCACAATGGATGACAGTGCTGACACGAGCTCAAACCAG ATCCATGTGgtaacagaggaggaggagagggggagagtctACACACTGGGACAA GTACTCCTCCCAATGCCAGGAAACACAGTGAAATATCCTGAAAACGCTATGGGGGCCtggtacagagagagactgtCTAAAGATGGACTGGAGAGCTGCAGGTTCAGAGTCAACAGCCTCAAACTGAATGTGCCTGGCTGCTACCGCCCTCTACTGGCCTTTCCACGCAACCTCGACTACAGGCTGCAAAGAGAGCAAGAAGATGGAGTGGGAAACTGCACGGAGGCGGTAGATGAAGGGGGGAATGACAAAACAGAGGACCAAGTCAAACTAAATCTTACTTTAAATTTTGACCTCTTCCCTTCCTGCTATGCCACTGTGTACCTCAGAGAAGTCATGAAGTTTATGGTAAATTAg
- the pus7l gene encoding pseudouridylate synthase PUS7L isoform X1: MMASVYLMSKHEGFTGSIKNFTRDFVVTEIDISGNQVSKSTISEDVPRSFVEKTRESVKEPDVSPIIQKTEQDCNSPSPEILDLAVILSQGISDKLEQFVSSLKNGFSSDQELSLGSFTDKHQRANVHRTVKLRFPFLMTTTNQCEIKVQESQDYKELKQLVSEEEADAFFRFTDAKVSGSSYTFLPDDSKEHRTAVHRFLSRRFGKLVETKSFTDQGKTSISVRLRERGKPKKRTAEDCRQEDIYTAFTLCKENLETLEAISYMATELGVLPSDFTYAGIKDKRAITYQSMVVKKVSPERLKEKAAEFERKGIQLFAVRSVSEPLKLGRLRGNHFDIVVRGIKPHIYDGPVPLAYTEDLVKAAVEMVKNTGFVNYYGPQRFGITQRVQSDQIGLALLKEDMVSAVHLFFTPDKGDEPQNQAKRHFLETGNAKEALLLMPESKARERLMLRAMNRYGTGPDGCGQAWLSLPHSTRIFYLHSYCSRVWNEAVAHRLSILGHSVKQGDLVQEVTGTMDDSADTSSNQIHVVTEEEERGRVYTLGQVLLPMPGNTVKYPENAMGAWYRERLSKDGLESCRFRVNSLKLNVPGCYRPLLAFPRNLDYRLQREQEDGVGNCTEAVDEGGNDKTEDQVKLNLTLNFDLFPSCYATVYLREVMKFMVN, translated from the exons ATGATGGCTTCAGTTTACTTAATGTCAAAACACGAGGGTTTTACTGGCAGCATAaaaaacttcaccagagactTTGTAGTGACGGAGATAGACATTTCTGGAAATCAGGTCAGCAAATCAACTATTTCTGAAGACGTACCCCGTAGTTTTGTTGAGAAAACTAGAGAATCTGTTAAGGAACCTGATGTTTCTCCTATTATACAAAAGACTGAACAAGACTGTAACTCACCCAGTCCAGAGATCTTAGATTTGGCTGTCATTTTGAGTCAAGGAATCAGTGATAAGCTGGAGCAGTTTGTATCTTCTTTGAAAAATGGATTCTCATCAGACCAAGAGTTAAGTTTGGGAAGTTTCACTGACAAGCACCAAAGGGCAAACGTGCATAGAACTGTCAAACTTCGCTTTCCTTTTTTGATGACAACAACCAACCAATGTGAGATAAAAGTTCAAGAAAGCCAAGACTACAAAGAGCTCAAGCAATTGGTTTCTGAAGAGGAGGCAGATGCATTCTTCAGATTCACAGACGCTAAAGTTAGTGGATCCTCATATACGTTTTTACCTGATGATAGTAAGGAACATAGGACAGCTGTGCACCGCTTCCTGAGCCGAAGGTTTGGGAAATTGGTGGAGACAAAGAGCTTCACAGATCAGGGCAAAACTTCAATCTCTgtgagactgagggagagagggaagccAAAGAAGAGGACAGCGGAGGACTGCAGACAAGAAGACATTTACACAG CATTCACTTTGTGTAAGGAGAATCTGGAGACTTTAGAAGCTATTAGCTACATGGCCACTGAGCTTGGAGTTCTGCCGTCAGACTTCACCTATGCAGGCATCAAAGACAAGAGAGCCATCACCTACCAGTCTATGGTGGTCAAGAAGGTGTCTCCAGAGAG gtTGAAAGAGAAGGCTGCAGAGTTTGAAAGAAAAGGGATCCAGCTTTTTGCTGTTCGATCTGTCAGTGAACCACTGAAGCTTGGGCGGCTTCGGGGAAATCATTTTGATATTGTTGTTCGGGGCATAAAACCGCATATTTATGATGGGCCCGTCCCACTCGCCTATACGGAAGACCTGGTGAAGGCAGCAGTAGAAATGGTCAAG AACACTGGATTTGTAAACTACTATGGTCCACAGAGATTTGGCATAACCCAGAGAGTTCAGTCTGACCAAATAGGGCTGGCACTGCTCAAAGAGGACATG GTCAGTGCAGTACATCTTTTCTTTACTCCAGACAAGGGAGACGAGCCTCAAAACCAAGCTAAGCGACATTTTCTTGAAACAG GAAATGCAAAAGAGGCCTTGTTGTTGATGCCAGAATCCAAAGCAAGGGAACGTCTAATGCTTCGTGCTATGAACCGTTATGGCACAGGTCCAGACGGCTGTGGTCAAGCCTGGCTAAGTCTGCCCCACAGCACCAGGATCTTCTACTTGCACTCGTACTGCAGCAG agTGTGGAATGAAGCTGTGGCACATAGACTGAGTATTTTAGGCCATAGTGTTAAGCAAGGAGATCTGGTGCAGGAGGTGACTGGCACAATGGATGACAGTGCTGACACGAGCTCAAACCAG ATCCATGTGgtaacagaggaggaggagagggggagagtctACACACTGGGACAA GTACTCCTCCCAATGCCAGGAAACACAGTGAAATATCCTGAAAACGCTATGGGGGCCtggtacagagagagactgtCTAAAGATGGACTGGAGAGCTGCAGGTTCAGAGTCAACAGCCTCAAACTGAATGTGCCTGGCTGCTACCGCCCTCTACTGGCCTTTCCACGCAACCTCGACTACAGGCTGCAAAGAGAGCAAGAAGATGGAGTGGGAAACTGCACGGAGGCGGTAGATGAAGGGGGGAATGACAAAACAGAGGACCAAGTCAAACTAAATCTTACTTTAAATTTTGACCTCTTCCCTTCCTGCTATGCCACTGTGTACCTCAGAGAAGTCATGAAGTTTATGGTAAATTAg